In a single window of the Salvelinus namaycush isolate Seneca unplaced genomic scaffold, SaNama_1.0 Scaffold484, whole genome shotgun sequence genome:
- the LOC120041590 gene encoding inactive phospholipase D5-like produces the protein MPSGGHGMRGRGEPLHAPHLSDIYANSAIQQQDYSATIWLRSKEKLEHSQQKCIAIFALLCCFAVLVALTFSAVDVWGEDEDGITEENCNRHCRIVLVENIPEDLPLSIDGTTHVPLSTGLNSLLDQAKHSVEVVSPVWNLNSTYPFMSQGQLLFQRLLNLKTREVKLKIASSLTDSAELQKLTEHGAEVRFVNMSALTRGGLHSNFWVVDRKHVFIGSASMDWRSLSKRKELGVMVYNCSCLAIDLHRVFSFYWQLQYRDYIPSIWSKRVTALYGKDSPVTLYLNDTEVTAYVSTSPDLFCPKDRAKDIDVIQHVMQDAKLFIYISVTDYLPLLIRRSGGSLVSRYWSPIDEMIREAVVLRGVKVRMLISFWKQTHPLTFNFIMSLKSLCMELANCSLEVKFFSRREQMANSQPGINHNKYMVTDSAVYIGNHDWVGSEFAYNAGTGLVIKPTQTLKERGATILEQVKAVFERDWHSRYAKTLQASNRTPEGSKYRNLHNNQRSRV, from the exons aTGCCATCAGGAGGCCATGGGATGAGGGGTAGAGGGGAACCCCTCCACGCACCCCACCTCTCAGACATCTACGCCAACAGTGCTATCCAGCAACAGGACTATTCTGCAACCATCTGGCTCCGCAGCAAAGAGAAGCTGGAACAT TCTCAGCAGAAGTGCATCGCCATCTTTGCTCTGCTGTGCTGCTTCGCTGTGCTGGTGGCTCTCACCTTCTCCGCTGTAGACGTCTGGGGGGAGGACGAGGACGGAATCACAGAAGAGAACTGTAACAGACACTGTCG CATTGTCCTTGTGGAGAACATTCCGGAGGACCTCCCCCTTTCCATAGATGGTACAACCCACGTGCCCCTCTCCACAGGCCTCAACAGCCTGTTGGACCAGGCCAAGCACTCAGTGGAGGTGGTATCTCCCGTCTGGAACCTCAACTC TACATATCCTTTTATGTCTCAGGGCCAGCTTCTGTTCCAGAGACTGCTCAACCTCAAGACTCGGGAGGTTAAATTGAAGATTGCCAGCAGTCTCACAGACTCTGCTGAACTGCAGAAACTAACAGAGCATG GTGCCGAGGTTCGCTTTGTGAATATGTCAGCTCTGACCAGAGGCGGACTGCACTCCAATTTCTGGGTTGTTGATAGGAAGCACGTGTTCATTGGCAGTGCCAGCATGGACTGGAGATCACTGTCCAAG AGGAAGGAGTTGGGGGTGATGGTTTATAACTGCAGCTGTCTGGCTATAGACCTCCATAGGGTCTTCTCCTTTTACTGGCAGCTCCAGTACAGAGACTACATCCCTTCTATCTGGTCCAAGAGAGTCACGGCCCTCTACGGCAAGGACAGCCCCGTAACGCTGTACCTCAATGATACAGAGGTTACCGCTTATGTGTCG ACCTCTCCTGACCTCTTCTGTCCTAAGGATCGGGCCAAGGACATAGATGTCATACAGCATGTGATGCAGGACGCCAAGTTGTTCATCTACATCTCTGTCACAGACTACCTTCCCCTACTCATCAGAAGGTCTGGAGGGTCTTTAGTTTCAAG ATACTGGTCTCCTATCGATGAGATGATACGTGAGGCTGTGGTCCTGAGAGGGGTCAAAGTTCGTATGCTAATTAGTTTCTGGAAGCAGACCCACCCGCTCACCTTTAACTTCATTATGTCCCTCAAGTCACTGTGCATGGAGCTGGCCAACTGCTCCCTAGAAGTG AAGTTTTTTAGCAGGAGGGAGCAAATGGCCAATAGTCAACCAGGAATCAACCACAATAAGTACATGGTGACCGACAGTGCTGTGTACATAG GTAATCACGACTGGGTGGGGAGTGAGTTTGCCTATAACGCTGGGACCGGACTCGTCATCAAACCAACACAAACTCTCAAGGAGAGGGGCGCCACAATCCTGGAACAGGTGAAGGCTGTATTCGAGAGAGACTGGCATTCGCGCTACGCTAAAACCCTACAGGCCAGTAATAGGACTCCAGAGGGTAGCAAATACAGGAACCTCCACAACAACCAGAGGTCAAGAGTCTGA